DNA from Debaryomyces hansenii CBS767 chromosome A complete sequence:
CATTTTACATCTTTCGTAAACGTAAAATGAACATGCAACCATCGGGATGACTTTTATGTAGCCAATACTTAAACCAACAAAAAAGCCTCTAAATCCGCTTTCTCTATAAACTATTTTTGCCGTGgatttgaatgataaatgTTGCCCTTGATTTACCGCACCACCCACTTgcattcttcttcttataaCTTCAAATGGATATGCAGCAGTTTGTGAACACATACCGGCGAGTCCACCTGCTAGTAATTGCGCATATGCTTTCAAAGGCAACCTGGAATCtcttgaatttatttggtCTTTATTGCTCGAAGATTTTCTAATAACTCTATTGCTTGAAGATGAAGTGGAAATCGAGTGGGAAAGAGCACCTGCTGACTGAACAGTGTACTTcgataaatatttggatcTCAAGATATCATGGATCAAATCGTGCGTATAGAATGATACCCCCGCGTAGGGAATCATTCCCAAAATAGTTGGAGCAAACCCTCTGTAAAAGTTTGATAATGACATTACTGACGGAGGCAAATTCTGTCTCATGAGTTTGAACCAGGTAGGGTCATTTACTTTATGGGGTGGGCGttcatttaatatttctcgAACGGTTGTACTTAATCGTCCTCGATGCTGCGCTATGATGTGTTGACGACTATTAGCCCTTATGTCATCGTTGTGTAAATGCTTAGTTTCAAATGCCATTCTAACTCTAAGTAAATCCAATGGATATGTAAAGAAAACGCTTGCTAAACCAGATAATGAACCAGCCataaatcttctaattgCAGTTTCGTGTAAATCCGTTGGGATCAAAATAGTTCTGATTTGCTCATAAGCAACAAACTTAATAGCTGCATAGGGGAAGATTCTTAACAAAGTAACCGAATGACCTTGAAATAACCCATAAAACCCATCGTTGGACCAGATTCGCTTACTTGCACGAAAGAGTCCTGAAAACTTGCCTCTATACTTTAAAAATTCTGGGTTTGACGTTTGAAAGAGAATCTTTACTCTATCCAATGGGGCAATTAGAGTTTTAGCTGCACTTCCAGCTAAACCACCCGAGACCCCAGACCTTAATACATAATCCAACGATTGCTTATCAATCACTCGAACAGGTTCAAATGGCGTCGACTCCTCGTTGCAATTCATATTTAGTTTATTTCTATTAGTTGTCGGTATCATTATGCTTAATCTAATGTACTATACCTTTCTCTGACGTTTATGTTATGttctatttatatattgataGTTTTTGTAAGTTCAATTTTAATGTAACTAAGTCTCTAGGAATCAACCggaaataaatattacGAATGAAGGAAAGTTCACAATCACCTTTATAGTCTAATGAGCTGATACAACTAATAACAAGTATAATGTAATAAGATGAAAACTAGAAGATCATATAAAATATGGGGTCGGAAAAAAATAGTAGACAGCTAACATCGAGtttgatgattttttcAGTGCGAACGACTCTAATGACCACACCACTTTCGGAGATACtgaaatacaaaaaatatGATATACATAAATGTATATCGAACATTACATTTTGTGGTGACAATTCAGATATATCAGATATTCCATGagaatattattaacaataaaaaGCAAATTGATAcctaaa
Protein-coding regions in this window:
- a CDS encoding DEHA2A07260p (similar to uniprot|P38702 Saccharomyces cerevisiae YHR002w Mitochondrial carrier protein LEU5), coding for MIPTTNRNKLNMNCNEESTPFEPVRVIDKQSLDYVLRSGVSGGLAGSAAKTLIAPLDRVKILFQTSNPEFLKYRGKFSGLFRASKRIWSNDGFYGLFQGHSVTLLRIFPYAAIKFVAYEQIRTILIPTDLHETAIRRFMAGSLSGLASVFFTYPLDLLRVRMAFETKHLHNDDIRANSRQHIIAQHRGRLSTTVREILNERPPHKVNDPTWFKLMRQNLPPSVMSLSNFYRGFAPTILGMIPYAGVSFYTHDLIHDILRSKYLSKYTVQSAGALSHSISTSSSSNRVIRKSSSNKDQINSRDSRLPLKAYAQLLAGGLAGMCSQTAAYPFEVIRRRMQVGGAVNQGQHLSFKSTAKIVYRESGFRGFFVGLSIGYIKVIPMVACSFYVYERCKMFFGI